From Vanacampus margaritifer isolate UIUO_Vmar chromosome 8, RoL_Vmar_1.0, whole genome shotgun sequence, a single genomic window includes:
- the LOC144057086 gene encoding aminoacylase-1-like has translation MLPDKDDGPGVAGGQMSPQGEDPSVSLFREYLRLRTVHPEPDYDGALRFLDRIAGELGLPIKKIEVCPGKVVSILTWQGTNPNLKSVVLNSHTDVVPVFQEHWKYDAFSAFKDAEGNIYGRGSQDMKCVAIQYIQAVRRLKAEGQKFLRTVHLTFVPDEEVGGEKGMETFVRHPEFQKLNMGFALDEGLANPGNAFTVFYGERNPWWITIHCPGSPGHGSRFVENTAAEKLRHIINSFLGFREKEKHRLNTSQCFTLGDVTTVNMTMVKGGVAYNVIPAEMDVSFDLRIPPTVNLQEFEKVIQGWCKEAGDDVTYDFAQKHMNQNMTSTEESDPWWGAFSQACKEMNVTLEKEIFPAATDSRFIRAVGIPAIGFSPMNRTPILLHDHNEFLNERVFLKGIDVYKKLIPALANVPVSPKEV, from the exons ATGCTTCCTGACAAAGACGACGGCCCGGGGGTAGCAGGTGGACAAATGTCTCCCCAAGGAGAAGATCCTTCTGTCAGTCTGTTCAGAGAGTACCTCCGCCTTAGGACGGTCCATCCAGAGCCAGACTATG ATGGTGCCCTGAGGTTTCTGGACAGAATCGCAGGGGAACTTGGACTGCCCATCAAGAAGATAGAG GTTTGTCCAGGCAAAGTCGTGTCCATATTGACCTGGCAAGGCACGAACCCCAACTTGAAATCTGTTGTTTTGAATTCCCACACCGATGTTGTTCCAGTTTTCCAG GAGCATTGGAAATACGACGCTTTCAGTGCTTTCAAAGATGCAGAAGGCAACATTTATGGCCGTGGCTCGCAGGACATGAAATGTGTGGCAATACA GTACATTCAGGCTGTGAGACGGCTGAAGGCCGAGGGGCAGAAATTTTTGCGCACTGTGCATTTAACGTTTGTTCCCG ATGAAGAAGTTGGAGGTGAGAAAGGCATGGAAACATTTGTGAGGCATCCTGAGTTCCAAAAATTAAACATGGGCTTTGCCCTGGATGAAG GTTTGGCCAACCCCGGTAATGCCTTCACTGTCTTTTATGGAGAAAGGAATCCCTGGT GGATTACCATCCACTGTCCAGGCAGTCCCGGGCATGGCTCAAGGTTTGTGGAGAACACGGCGGCTGAGAAGCTG cgaCACATCATCAACTCTTTCTTGGGTTTCAGAGAAAAGGAGAAACACAG GCTAAACACCAGCCAGTGTTTCACGCTCGGTGACGTCACCACTGTGAATATGACCATGGTGAAAGGGGGTGTGGCCTATAATGTCATTCCAGCTGAAATGGACGTCAGCTTTGACCTGAGGATCCCGCCCACAGTAAATCTACAG GAGTTTGAGAAGGTGATCCAGGGCTGGTGTAAAGAAGCAGGCGATGATGTCACATATGACTTTGCTCAG AAACACATGAATCAGAACATGACGTCCACAGAAGAGAGTGATCCCTGGTGGGGTGCTTTTAGTCAAGCCTGCAAAGAAAT GAATGTGACTTTGGAGAAGGAGATATTTCCTGCTGCCACCGACAGCCGTTTCATCCGAGct GTGGGGATTCCCGCCATTGGCTTCTCGCCGATGAACCGCACGCCCATCCTGCTTCACGACCACAATGAATTTTTGAACGAACGCGTCTTCCTGAAAGGCATCGACGTGTACAAGAAACTCATCCCAGCTCTCGCCAACGTACCCGTTTCTCCAAAAGAGGTCTAA